GTAATTCCAAGTTTGGCAAACCAATGAACAAGCGATACTGGCATAGGGGCTGCACCAGTTAGAATAAGTTGTGCGTCGGCGAGCCCAAGTCCGGAACGTATTTTTTTCTTAACAATACTATTCAAAATCGGAATTTTGAGAAGCGTGTTTAATTTCTTTTGAGTCAATTTGCTCAAAATTCCCAATTGGAATTTAGTCCATATTCGTGGTACAGCTAAAAAGTGGGTTGGGCTTGCACTTTGTAAGTTTTTGGCAAAACTCTCAAGAGATTCAGCAAAGTAAATTGTCCCTCCTGCAATAAAGCTAAACATCTCAACCAAATTTCGCTCTGCTATGTGACAAAGCGGGAGGTATGAGAAAAAACGTGTGTCGGGGAGCCCTAGCATACTTCGGTCTCTAGAGTGATACAACACAGCTGCCATCGCGGCAAAACTCACCATAACTCCTTTTGGGTTTCCAGTGGTTCCACTCGTATATATGATTGTCATTAGTTCATCTAATGTTGGGTAGTAATTCTCAGTAAGTGGCTCATGTTTTTCCAGTAAATCGTCCCACTGTAAATGTTCGGGATCTGGGTTGTAAGTAGGGAATGAAATGCAAGTTACATTGTCTGGAATACCCGGTTTCATATCAGCCCACGTATCTAGTTTTCCTACAAACAGGAATTTAGAATCACTATGACTAACAACCTGCTTTATTTGATCGCCTACAAGTGTTGGGTAAAAAGGAACAGATACATGACCAGCCATTAAAATTGCCATATCGCAGATAATCCACTCTGCACAATTTTTGGAAACTAAGCCAATATTACTTTTAGGAGGAAGGTTTTGAGCCTTCAGAAAGGCCGCAATTCTTCTAATTTGATTTCCTGTTTCTTTCCAAGTAAAATCCCTGTAGCTATCACCAAATGGTTGTCTGAGATATACTTCATCTGCTTTTTCTTTTTCCCAATAGTAAAAATATTCAAGTATACTTTTGTCGGCAGAGGCATTCATAGGTTATAGGTTTTTTTAGATTAATACAATATAGAAATATATTTTCAAAAGAGAACACCAGCCTTTTCTTTATATCTTTAGTTTTGTTGCTTATTAGAGCAAAGAGAAACATAGGAATAAGAATTCATACTAAATGAGTGTACCGTTAGCAGAACGCCTAAGACCCAAAAACTTGGAAGAGTACATTGGTCAAGAGCACATTTTGGGAAAAGGAAAACCATTGAGAAGGGCATTGGAGCAAAATCTGGTGCCATCAATGATTCTGTGGGGACCTCCTGGGGTTGGTAAAACAACTTTGGCATTGATGCTCGCTGAAGTTACCAAAAGACAATTCTATCACCTAAGTGCAATTAGTGCGGGAGTCAAAGAGTTGCGAGAAGTGCTCAAAAGACCCAGTGGTTTGTTCCCACCTATATTATTCATAGACGAGATACATAGATTTAATAAATCGCAGCAGGACGCTCTTTTGGGGGCTGTAGAGAAAGGGGCTGTTACGCTCATAGGGGCAACCACGGAAAATCCTTCTTTTGAGGTAAATTCGGCCTTGCTTTCGCGTTGTCAAGTTTATGTTTTGGAGGCTTTTGGGGTTAAGGAGCTTGATAAAATTGTTGAAAGGGCATTGAGTCAAGATAATGAACTCAAGCAACTGGATGTGGAGGTAAAAGAAAATACTTCTTTGTATAGAATCAGTGGTGGTGATGGTCGTAAGTTGCTCAATCTGCTTGAATTAGTAGTAAATGCTCAACTACACCTTGATAAAATAGTTATCGACAATGACAAGGTAGAGGAGCTGGTTCAAAAGAACTTAGGTAGGTACGATAAATCTGGTGAGCAACATTACGATATTATCTCTGCTTTTATAAAATCTATGCGTGGC
This portion of the Spirosomataceae bacterium TFI 002 genome encodes:
- a CDS encoding putative ATPase — encoded protein: MSVPLAERLRPKNLEEYIGQEHILGKGKPLRRALEQNLVPSMILWGPPGVGKTTLALMLAEVTKRQFYHLSAISAGVKELREVLKRPSGLFPPILFIDEIHRFNKSQQDALLGAVEKGAVTLIGATTENPSFEVNSALLSRCQVYVLEAFGVKELDKIVERALSQDNELKQLDVEVKENTSLYRISGGDGRKLLNLLELVVNAQLHLDKIVIDNDKVEELVQKNLGRYDKSGEQHYDIISAFIKSMRGSDPNAALYWMARMITAGEDPNFIARRMLILASEDIGNANPTAVIMANNCMDAVKKIGYPECRIILGQTVIYLATSPKSNASYVAIDRALAMAEQTSHLPVPLALRNSPTKLMKEIGYGKDYKYSHDYEGNFKQQNFLPDDLKGQIFYEPSNNPRENELKTKLKAWWKDWYNY
- a CDS encoding Long-chain acyl-CoA synthetase (AMP-forming), whose translation is MNASADKSILEYFYYWEKEKADEVYLRQPFGDSYRDFTWKETGNQIRRIAAFLKAQNLPPKSNIGLVSKNCAEWIICDMAILMAGHVSVPFYPTLVGDQIKQVVSHSDSKFLFVGKLDTWADMKPGIPDNVTCISFPTYNPDPEHLQWDDLLEKHEPLTENYYPTLDELMTIIYTSGTTGNPKGVMVSFAAMAAVLYHSRDRSMLGLPDTRFFSYLPLCHIAERNLVEMFSFIAGGTIYFAESLESFAKNLQSASPTHFLAVPRIWTKFQLGILSKLTQKKLNTLLKIPILNSIVKKKIRSGLGLADAQLILTGAAPMPVSLVHWFAKLGITIQEAYGMTENLGAVSNMPKGQNKDNSVGKLYNEMEVHIDSDTGEILTRSPWNMMGYYKEPNLTAETLDSDGWIHTGDVGVIDSEKFLSITGRVKEMYKTSKGEYVAPAQIELGFADNHFIDQVCVVGQSLPQPMALVVLSEIALKESKETIEKNLKDQLSTLNPKLKSYEKIKKVIVMKETWDVENNKLTPSLKIKRNVIEKEFNDLFEPWYNSDGKVIWQ